TCTTCCTTCATCCTTATTTGATGGTACCCTGATTTCAGGTCCAGCTTGGAAAACACCTTGGCACCTCCAATTTCATCCAAAAGTTCCTCTATAATAGGAATAGGGAACTTATTTGGAACAGTGATTTTATTAAGAGCCCTAAAATCAACACAAAATCTCCATcccccatccttcttcttcaccaaaatGATAGGCTGGAATAAGGGCTAATACTAGGCCTTATGACCCCTCCTTCCAACATTTCTGCCACCaatttttctatttcatttttctGGTAGTGAGGGCACTTGTATGGCCTCAGATTTGGTATGTCAGCCCCTTCTTTCAGTTGTATGGCATGGTCATGCCTTCTCCTTGGAGGTAAGCCTTGAAGATCCTGGAAAACTGAGTCAAATTTGGCCAAAACTGCAGCCAAACTTGCTGGAATAATTCTGTCATCCTGTACTGTTGTGGCTTTTTTATCACAGTGAACCAGCAAACCTTCCCCTTCCTCCATCAAAATCTGCATGAGTGCTCCATAAGACAACTCAGATTTTGTCAAAGCTGGATCACCTTCCAGGGTAAACCATTAACCATCCTTCTTTAGTGACAACCTCATCTTGCTGAAGTTAGCTTTGATATCACCCAGGCTAGCTAACCAATCTAAACCCAGTACCAGATCTATACCATTGAGGCCAAACAGGTAAAAGTCTTGAGTGACTTCTAATGATTGTATCATCAACTTCAGATCAGAACACTTCCCCTTACATCCAATCTTATAACCATCACCAACTTCCACCGTGTAATCTGGGGTGTTTTCCACTGGTAAAAGAATTTCTCCAACCAGTTTCTTAGAAATGAAACTATGTGAGGCCCCACAATCTATGAGAACCACCACTGCTTGGTCCTTGATAGTTCCCTGCATTTTCCAAGACTTGTGGGAAGTAAACCCACTCATTGAACAGAGGGACAACTGCAGAGAATTAAACTCTCCAGATAAAGCATCCTCAAATTCTCCCCCCTCCAAgtcctcctcctcttccaagAGTAACATCCTAAGTTGCCTGTTTTTGCATTTATGGTCTCTAGTAAAGGTTTCATCACACCTGAAACACAAGTTTTTCTCCCTCTTTTCCTTCATTTCAGCAGCAGTCAAAGGCTTGTAACCCTCTACCCTGGTCCTACCAGCTTCTGGAACTAGCCCACTCCGAGCAGTTCCTACAGGATTGTCCTGTTTATGCTCACTATTGCTATGAGGCTCTATTGTAACAGTTTTATTGTAATTGTTGCTTCTATAAGAACCTACAGATCTCACAAACCCCCCACTCTTCTTAGTAACAACCTGGTTCTTTTGTTCAATCAATAAAGACTTTTGAATAACCTCAACAAGAGTATTCAACTCAAACAACCTCACTTCAGCCTTAATCTCTTCTTTGAGTCCATTTAGGAAAATTCCTCTCACAAAATCATGGTCAATCTCTTTCAAAGCCCCAACATATTTTTCAAACTCCTCAACATATTCATCTACAGATCCAACTTGCTTCAAAGATAACAGTAATTCAAAAGGATTTTGAACCATAGAGGGTTGGAATCTTCTTACCACTGCCAGCTTGAAAGCTTCCCATGAAGGTGAGGGATTGCATCGCTCCCACCACTGGAACCAACTGAGTGCTCTACCCTCCAATGCCACCATAGTTGCTTGCATTCTTTCCTCTTCAATCACTTCCCTCAGTGCAAAGTAACGTTCCAATTTCTGTGTCCAGCCTACAGCATCAGTTCCTAGAAAAAATTGGAATCTCCAATTTCCTCCAACGATTCTTGCTAGGAACTCGATCTCGTTCCTCTCTGCTCCTACTTCCTTCGATTTCGTCTTCTCCAGCGGATTCGCGATCACGAACCTCCAGTCTGGCTCGCAGCGACGCGATGAGGTCCTCTGCCACCTTGGTTCGCACCTCCGTCAACTCCAATCGAGTGCGCAAGCCCTCTGTTTCCTGTAGCAATTCATCTCTCTCCTGGCTCCAGCTTCCATCGCTTCTTGCCATGGTTCTTGTCGTAACCATTCAGAGTTGCAGAAATCGCGTGGGTTCACCCTCAGGCACCAAGaatggtgctctgataccagtgaTAACACTGGTAAATTCAGGGACTGATATTGAACTGAAAGTGATTACAATGCAATTGCTCAATAGAGCTATAACTGGGAATCTAGGGATTTACAGAGAATTAGGGGAAACTGGGAAATTGGGGAAGAACACAAGGTTAGGGTTTCCACCTAGAGATCCCTCGATCTCTCTCTGATTCCTCAATCAGAAATGAACCTCTAACTTCAATGCCTTCCTCAACAAGTAATCTAACTATTTATACTACTCAGTTGTAACTAACAACTGTTACTAACTATAACTGCTCCAGTTGTAGCCAGCTGTCAGCTAATAACCTAACAGCTTATTAAAATTAAGTCCCCTTACTAACTAATATTTACCCCTGACCCCTTCTTCTTGAATAAACCTGCTTGAACCTATCAGCATGTCTAGGGTTGATGAAGTTATGTTTTGGGGAAGATCTTAATGGCAGGATAGGGGTTAGCTATGGCCTGCTTTCTAGTCTGAGTCTGAGTGAACATCTTTGAAGTAGCTTCTAGTGCAGGCTAAGGTCATTCATCTGGCAGCGGGTGGTGACCATCAGTGATGGTTATAATTGA
This portion of the Lotus japonicus ecotype B-129 chromosome 3, LjGifu_v1.2 genome encodes:
- the LOC130749580 gene encoding uncharacterized protein LOC130749580 translates to MARSDGSWSQERDELLQETEGLRTRLELTEVRTKVAEDLIASLRARLEVRDRESAGEDEIEGSWTQKLERYFALREVIEEERMQATMVALEGRALSWFQWWERCNPSPSWEAFKLAVVRRFQPSMVQNPFELLLSLKQVGSVDEYVEEFEKYVGALKEIDHDFVRGIFLNGLKEEIKAEVRLFELNTLVEVIQKSLLIEQKNQVVTKKSGGFVRSVGSYRSNNYNKTVTIEPHSNSEHKQDNPVGTARSGLVPEAGRTRVEGYKPLTAAEMKEKREKNLCFRCDETFTRDHKCKNRQLRMLLLEEEEDLEGGEFEDALSGEFNSLQLSLCSMSGFTSHKSWKMQGTIKDQAVVVLIDCGASHSFISKKLVGEILLPVENTPDYTVEVGDGYKIGCKGKCSDLKLMIQSLEVTQDFYLFGLNGIDLILMEEGEGLLVHCDKKATTVQDDRIIPASLAAVLAKFDSVFQDLQGLPPRRRHDHAIQLKEGADIPNLRPYKCPHYQKNEIEKLVAEMLEGGKKDGGWRFCVDFRALNKITVPNKFPIPIIEELLDEIGGAKVFSKLDLKSGYHQIRMKEEDIEKTAFRTHEGHYEFLVMPFGLTNAPSRFQALMNEVLKPYLRKFALVFFDDILVYSPDLSSHSEHLQLVLSLLKQNSLKANRKKCTFGQSSLEYLGHTISGAGVAAEQTKVEAIKDWPIPRDIKGLRGFLGLTGYYRRFVQNYGKIARPLTDLLKKRGSNGHQQPLRLLKS